In Paenibacillus sp. BIC5C1, a genomic segment contains:
- a CDS encoding DUF5704 domain-containing protein, whose product MDIIWEGDLEEEKEIDVTPDSTLTVGETKQMVAKVKTKNYGATQFSEGIDVSRREAETTWWSSDPSIVSIEPKTGMVKAEKPGTAFVRAIWNNGTYLISDTADITVTSQPGLIVNLPNACKADTATPLQAKAILTKSDLSVHELTAHPKLTWQSSNPAVATIGADGKMTIKGIVGSTTITARFLDTAQQLDEEGTQVLDVKDCTGNGGEGGTDPGNGGVVGCPVTISPPNKGALIESAVMDPSVRGVLKADDRGSEKFDVTRGIPTSEDLYANVMARGYLFQHRWVNMTGTVTYTVNVKKKYHKTWTIPGRASTGPNDPGTPPQPKELDVPVEKSMQVIRQYSYWQIDNLEVYQLNQATVSNYALGGYGGTVTLTPNGYTPPTLQSANDDAVTAHVKPAPCKEIDLGTETKSGGDSEPPTPDETSLFQSKAEAEVKENSVNNDKVVFNGATVMDPAPMDKTAPRPGTIPRPSMIDDNVLYQNRLTIQNTLVNKADQPTTGEIAYGLIPGNIKGGQDQKFPIQGINSVTVHTPVVNYAWVSDDQPHNQKTVPDPTSSALILERPFIVRIPTSGQHLDVTSYPGYGNRDYAKYFRIKQVRFPFDVYNADRSQFIPAKTWVDIPVNQLDTVFYLPVWVDEGHYRIEFRNIAENAPSTFSEQQDANTNLTHHVAADTVPVEVIGRLYDFHVTDIADYNWENVFRKQLGSSEPTGMSYWTGLNSIDGDPRGNLAPFVLPVRPGSHPVQGFGNVAVKTGYHIKFDLKTKGNMFGKQDGVRITPTFYFVSKDGSSRQEVDLYYHRGQERLIRIGSAQDLEKRFVVLNSRLRNVPGTDLGDTARYQYTYELTADERNQSSLADYMVKLVDQISHQKTWVGRYDWMILPASIRTLIGPKTDIPSGVSVDRANAAVQRWYGEYSLPADVYAVSKGTNLETLARQNQLDEKASVFLKDGYIVVNFNIETLRDGDTEAPHLQYIYAPLMNQWQMEGFNNRPADSQGRTWPLKDGDVVFYHADQSSRGDFQSQVPH is encoded by the coding sequence ATGGATATCATCTGGGAAGGGGATCTTGAAGAAGAAAAAGAAATTGACGTAACTCCAGATTCCACCCTAACGGTTGGAGAAACCAAACAGATGGTAGCCAAAGTTAAAACGAAAAACTACGGAGCTACCCAATTTAGTGAAGGCATCGACGTAAGTCGGCGCGAGGCTGAGACCACCTGGTGGTCATCCGATCCGAGTATTGTGAGTATTGAACCCAAAACCGGAATGGTGAAGGCTGAAAAGCCGGGAACTGCTTTTGTACGTGCAATCTGGAACAACGGTACATACCTCATCTCGGATACGGCTGATATTACGGTAACGTCCCAACCAGGACTTATTGTGAACCTGCCAAACGCTTGTAAAGCAGACACAGCTACACCGCTGCAAGCTAAAGCTATCCTGACCAAGTCAGATCTCTCTGTTCATGAGCTTACCGCTCATCCCAAATTGACCTGGCAAAGCTCCAATCCAGCAGTAGCGACCATAGGTGCAGATGGAAAGATGACGATCAAAGGTATCGTCGGCAGCACCACCATCACTGCGCGATTCTTGGATACAGCCCAGCAGTTGGATGAGGAAGGAACTCAGGTTTTAGATGTAAAGGATTGCACAGGTAACGGAGGAGAGGGGGGAACTGATCCAGGTAACGGCGGTGTTGTGGGTTGCCCCGTGACCATCAGTCCACCTAATAAAGGAGCGTTAATCGAATCGGCTGTCATGGACCCATCCGTCCGGGGCGTGTTGAAAGCTGATGATCGGGGATCTGAGAAGTTTGATGTCACCCGTGGCATCCCGACTTCTGAAGATCTCTATGCAAATGTCATGGCTAGAGGATACTTGTTCCAGCACCGTTGGGTGAACATGACGGGAACAGTGACTTATACGGTTAACGTAAAAAAGAAGTATCACAAAACTTGGACGATTCCGGGCAGAGCCTCGACAGGACCGAATGATCCAGGCACACCTCCACAACCTAAGGAACTAGATGTTCCTGTGGAAAAATCAATGCAGGTCATCCGGCAATATAGTTATTGGCAGATTGATAATTTGGAAGTCTATCAGCTAAATCAAGCTACGGTATCCAATTATGCGCTTGGTGGCTACGGTGGTACAGTAACGTTGACTCCAAACGGATATACACCGCCGACCTTGCAATCGGCTAATGATGACGCCGTTACCGCACATGTGAAACCTGCACCTTGCAAGGAAATCGACCTTGGCACTGAAACAAAGTCAGGCGGTGACAGCGAGCCGCCTACACCTGATGAGACGTCATTATTTCAATCCAAAGCAGAGGCCGAGGTCAAAGAGAACTCTGTAAATAATGACAAGGTGGTGTTTAATGGTGCCACTGTGATGGATCCTGCTCCGATGGATAAGACTGCTCCGCGACCTGGAACAATCCCTCGGCCTAGTATGATCGATGACAACGTGCTGTACCAAAATCGTTTAACTATTCAGAATACACTGGTCAACAAGGCGGACCAACCGACAACGGGCGAGATCGCATATGGCTTGATTCCCGGCAACATTAAAGGGGGGCAGGATCAGAAGTTTCCTATTCAAGGGATCAATTCTGTCACAGTGCACACGCCTGTCGTTAACTATGCATGGGTATCTGATGATCAGCCGCATAACCAGAAAACAGTGCCTGATCCGACCAGTTCGGCACTTATTCTGGAACGACCGTTTATTGTACGCATCCCGACCTCGGGGCAGCATCTGGACGTAACCAGTTACCCGGGTTATGGCAACAGGGACTATGCCAAATATTTTCGCATCAAGCAGGTTCGTTTCCCCTTTGATGTCTATAACGCCGATAGAAGTCAGTTCATTCCGGCCAAGACCTGGGTGGACATCCCGGTCAACCAACTGGATACCGTTTTCTATCTTCCAGTGTGGGTGGATGAGGGACATTACCGAATTGAATTTCGCAATATTGCCGAAAATGCTCCTTCGACATTCTCCGAACAGCAGGATGCCAACACGAATCTAACCCATCATGTTGCGGCAGATACGGTTCCGGTGGAGGTTATTGGGCGATTGTATGATTTTCACGTTACGGATATCGCCGATTATAATTGGGAGAACGTGTTCCGCAAGCAGCTCGGGAGTTCAGAGCCCACAGGGATGAGCTACTGGACAGGACTTAACAGTATTGATGGTGATCCGCGAGGGAATCTGGCACCATTCGTGTTACCTGTTCGCCCAGGAAGTCACCCTGTGCAGGGTTTCGGTAATGTTGCGGTGAAAACGGGTTATCATATCAAATTCGACCTGAAAACGAAAGGCAATATGTTTGGCAAACAGGATGGTGTTCGAATTACTCCAACATTCTACTTTGTCAGCAAAGACGGCTCTTCCAGACAAGAAGTCGATCTATACTACCACCGCGGTCAAGAGCGACTTATTCGGATAGGTTCGGCGCAGGATTTGGAGAAACGGTTTGTTGTTCTGAACTCGAGGTTGCGTAACGTACCCGGTACGGACTTGGGGGATACGGCGCGTTATCAGTATACGTATGAACTGACTGCCGATGAACGCAATCAGAGTTCACTCGCTGATTATATGGTCAAGCTTGTAGATCAAATCTCTCACCAGAAAACGTGGGTAGGCCGCTATGATTGGATGATCTTGCCCGCTTCCATTCGTACACTGATTGGACCAAAGACAGACATTCCTTCGGGTGTTAGTGTAGACCGAGCGAATGCGGCGGTCCAGCGTTGGTACGGTGAATACAGCCTGCCTGCGGATGTATACGCCGTATCAAAGGGAACCAATCTCGAAACGCTCGCTAGACAAAATCAACTGGATGAAAAGGCTTCTGTATTTCTGAAGGATGGGTATATCGTAGTCAACTTCAATATCGAGACACTTCGAGATGGTGATACAGAAGCTCCACACCTGCAATACATTTATGCTCCACTGATGAATCAGTGGCAGATGGAAGGTTTCAATAATCGCCCAGCAGACAGTCAAGGTAGAACTTGGCCCCTGAAGGATGGCGATGTGGTCTTTTACCATGCAGATCAGTCCAGCCGGGGCGATTTTCAGTCTCAGGTGCCACATTAG
- a CDS encoding 2-oxoglutarate dehydrogenase E1 component, translating to MTIEEGNKKPWESYYGPNMGYVQEQYELYSQDPGAVTPAYRELFEQWGAPPMSGRDAHTASYSGNAQKASGSVDIQLLQKAVTAGKLVMNIRTYGHLAADIDPLGISEDSDTSLLEPKHFELNEEDLKALPASLIWEGADGQTVTGLDAIQRLRQIYTGPIAYEFSHVHEVHEREWLNRRAESRTSPAPLNPEERKALLERLVEVEQFEDFLHKTFVGQKRFSIEGNDVLVPMLDEAVRIMAHAGSSHILMGMAHRGRLNVLAHVLGKPYSKIFSEFHHSPNKDLVPSEGSTGINYGWTGDVKYHLGANRYVKDGETVQARLTLANNPSHLEYVNPVVQGFARAAQDDRRDPGYPKQDVTKAATILMHGDAAFPGEGIVAETLNFKALPGYQNGGTIHIIVNNRLGFTTDSGDSRSTYYASDLAKGYEIPIVHVNADNPDACIAAIRMAAEYRNLFKKDFLIDLIGYRRYGHNETDDPETTQPTVYDKVKAHPTVSHLYQDHLKEESVIDDASINSIREAVTNRLKEAYEQMKNNEVHEYYQRQISEPEAVSIIPTAVPLENLRAINADLLKWPENFNVYPKLQRILQRRSTSLNEGEKVDWSLAETLAFATILADGKPIRISGQDAERATFAHRNLVLHDSENGAKFCPLHHLPQARASFAIYNSPLSEESVVGFEYGYNVYSPDTLVIWEAQFGDFANCAQVIFDQFVSAGRAKWSQKSSLVMLLPHANEGQGPEHTSARLERFLQLCAEDNMTVANLTSASQYFHLLRRQASLTETEDARPLVMMSPKSLIRNPRVASPATEFSEGKFEPVLEQAGLGTKPDRVERIILCSGKIAIDLEDAFEKDKADWSWLHIIRVEQLYPFPAEEIKRVLARFSKLKELVWVQEENKNMGAWTYMEPRLREIAPEGTTVKYEGRPEHASPSSGYQLVHGMEQQQIITSALKQTTKNNIPLGR from the coding sequence ATGACGATCGAGGAAGGCAACAAGAAACCCTGGGAAAGTTACTATGGCCCGAATATGGGATACGTACAGGAACAATATGAATTATACTCCCAAGACCCGGGTGCAGTTACACCGGCTTATCGGGAATTATTTGAACAATGGGGTGCACCGCCGATGTCTGGCAGGGATGCACATACAGCCTCGTATTCTGGCAACGCCCAAAAGGCTTCCGGAAGCGTGGATATTCAACTATTACAGAAAGCGGTTACAGCAGGGAAACTGGTAATGAATATTCGTACCTATGGTCACCTTGCGGCCGATATTGATCCTCTTGGAATCAGTGAAGATTCAGATACTTCTTTGCTTGAACCGAAGCATTTTGAATTGAATGAAGAAGATTTGAAAGCTCTGCCAGCTTCCCTGATCTGGGAAGGTGCAGATGGACAGACGGTAACAGGACTGGATGCCATCCAGCGCCTGCGGCAAATATATACAGGTCCTATCGCTTATGAATTCAGCCATGTGCATGAAGTTCATGAGCGGGAGTGGCTGAACCGCCGTGCAGAATCTCGTACTTCGCCGGCACCGCTTAATCCAGAGGAGCGTAAAGCTTTGCTGGAACGTTTGGTTGAAGTGGAGCAATTTGAAGATTTCCTCCACAAAACATTTGTTGGGCAAAAACGTTTTTCTATTGAAGGAAACGATGTGTTAGTCCCTATGCTGGATGAAGCAGTCCGAATTATGGCACACGCAGGTTCAAGCCATATTCTGATGGGGATGGCTCACCGTGGTCGATTGAACGTACTTGCTCATGTACTGGGCAAGCCGTATAGCAAAATTTTCTCTGAATTCCATCATTCTCCAAACAAAGATTTGGTTCCTTCCGAAGGGTCAACAGGAATCAATTACGGTTGGACGGGGGATGTCAAATACCATCTGGGCGCAAACCGTTATGTAAAAGACGGCGAGACAGTACAAGCGCGTCTTACGCTTGCCAATAACCCGAGTCACTTGGAATATGTAAATCCGGTTGTACAGGGTTTTGCACGTGCAGCACAGGATGACCGCCGTGATCCGGGATATCCGAAGCAGGATGTAACCAAAGCGGCAACTATTCTGATGCATGGCGATGCGGCTTTCCCTGGGGAAGGTATTGTAGCAGAAACGCTCAATTTCAAAGCATTGCCTGGTTACCAAAATGGCGGAACAATTCATATTATCGTGAACAACCGTCTTGGCTTCACAACAGACAGCGGTGATTCACGATCAACGTACTATGCGAGTGACCTTGCCAAAGGATATGAAATTCCGATTGTGCATGTCAATGCAGACAATCCGGATGCATGTATCGCAGCTATTCGAATGGCAGCAGAATACCGTAACCTGTTCAAAAAGGACTTCCTGATTGACCTGATTGGTTATCGTCGTTATGGTCATAACGAAACGGATGATCCGGAAACAACACAGCCGACAGTGTATGACAAAGTAAAAGCTCATCCAACGGTTAGTCACTTGTACCAGGATCATCTGAAAGAGGAATCGGTAATCGACGATGCTTCAATCAACAGTATTCGTGAAGCTGTAACGAATCGCTTAAAAGAAGCTTACGAGCAGATGAAGAACAATGAAGTACATGAATATTACCAACGTCAAATTAGCGAGCCAGAAGCCGTTTCGATTATTCCAACTGCCGTACCATTGGAAAATCTGCGCGCAATCAATGCAGATTTGCTGAAATGGCCAGAGAACTTTAATGTATATCCGAAGTTGCAGCGCATTTTGCAGCGCAGAAGCACATCTCTGAACGAAGGTGAGAAAGTAGACTGGAGCCTTGCAGAGACGCTTGCTTTTGCTACCATTCTTGCGGATGGCAAACCGATCCGGATCAGTGGACAGGATGCAGAACGTGCAACGTTTGCCCATCGGAACTTGGTGTTGCATGACTCCGAGAACGGTGCGAAATTCTGCCCACTGCATCATCTGCCACAGGCGAGAGCATCCTTTGCTATCTACAACAGTCCGTTGTCTGAAGAGTCCGTTGTTGGTTTCGAATACGGATATAACGTCTATTCACCAGATACGCTTGTAATCTGGGAAGCGCAATTCGGAGATTTTGCCAACTGTGCACAGGTTATTTTTGACCAATTCGTATCTGCCGGTCGTGCCAAATGGTCACAAAAATCCAGTCTGGTCATGCTGCTTCCGCATGCGAACGAAGGTCAGGGACCTGAGCATACAAGTGCTCGTTTGGAACGTTTCTTGCAGCTTTGTGCTGAAGACAATATGACCGTTGCGAATTTGACAAGTGCATCGCAATATTTCCATCTGTTGCGTCGTCAGGCTTCGTTGACTGAAACGGAAGATGCTCGTCCGCTGGTTATGATGTCTCCGAAAAGTCTCATTCGTAATCCGCGTGTCGCTTCACCTGCAACAGAGTTCAGCGAGGGCAAGTTTGAGCCTGTGCTGGAGCAAGCAGGGTTGGGCACCAAACCGGATCGCGTAGAGCGCATCATTCTGTGCAGTGGTAAAATCGCCATCGATCTGGAAGATGCTTTTGAAAAGGATAAAGCAGATTGGTCTTGGCTTCACATTATTCGTGTCGAACAGCTGTATCC